Proteins from one Xenopus tropicalis strain Nigerian chromosome 1, UCB_Xtro_10.0, whole genome shotgun sequence genomic window:
- the homer1 gene encoding homer protein homolog 1 isoform X2 — protein sequence MTFTKTSQKFGQWADSRANTVYGLGFSSEHHLTKFAEKFQEFKEAARLAKEKSQEKMELTSTPSQESAGGDLQSPLTPESINGTDDERTTPDVTPNSEPRAEPTQNALPFTHSSAINKHWEAELATLKGNNAKLTAALLESTANVKQWKQQLAAYQEEAERLHKRVSELECLSNQANAVQSHKTELNQKIQELETTLKKKEEEIERLKEEVEHAKELQDQKDSLSQKLQEVETHNKDMEGQLSDLEQRLEKSQNEQDAFRNNLKTLLEILDGKIFELTELRDNLAKLIECS from the exons ATGACATTCACAAAGACATCCCAGAAGTTTGGGCAGTGGGCAGACAGCCGGGCTAATACAGTCTATGGCCTGGGATTCTCCTCTGAACATCATCTCACTAAA TTTGCAGAAAAATTTCAGGAATTTAAAGAAGCAGCTCGATTAGCAAAGGAGAAATCCCAGGAAAAGATGGAATTAACTAGTACGCCTTCCCAG GAGTCTGCTGGAGGAGACCTCCAATCACCGTTAACACCAGAAAGCATCAATGGAACGGACGATGAAAGGACAACTCCAGATGTGACGCCAAACTCCGAACCAAGGGCTGAACCTACGCAGAACGCATTGCCATTTACACACAG ttctgCAATCAACAAGCATTGGGAAGCAGAACTGGCTACACTTAAAGGAAATAATGCCAAACTCACAGCAGCCTTGCTGGAGTCTACTGCCAATGTGAAACAATGGAAGCAACAGCTTGCGGCCTATCAAGAGGAAGCAGAGCGTCTACACAAGCGG gTGAGCGAATTAGAATGTCTGAGCAATCAAGCTAATGCTGTGCAGTCTCACAAGACAGAACTGAACCAGAAGATACAAGAATTAGAAACCACGctgaagaagaaagaagag GAGATAGAAAGATTGAAAGAAGAGGTTGAACATGCTAAAGAGTTGCAAGACCAGAAAGATTCTTTGAGCCAAAAATTACAG GAGGTAGAAACCCATAACAAAGACATGGAAGGACAGTTAAGTGACTTAGAGCAACGGTTGGAGAAAAGTCAGAACGAGCAGGACGCTTTCCGCAATAACTTGAAGACACTTTTAGAAATCCTGGATGGAAAAATCTTTGAACTCACCGAACTGCGAGACAACCTGGCCAAACTGATAGAGTGCAGCTAG